CGGATGACTCACCACATGGCTAATATCCAGAATTTCAGCTCCTTCATACTGACTACTGCTGAGAGTCTGCTGTTCAACACCACACTAATCACATCTCTGGAACAGCAggtcagtctctgtgtgtgtgtgtgtgtgtgtgtgtgtgtgtgtgtgtgtgagaggtcttGTGAGCTTGTGAGTCCCTCCAtctccttacctccctctctccccctctctccttccctctctctctccctctcaatctctttacctccctctctccccctctctccttccctctctctctccctctcaatctccttccctctctctctccatctccttacctccctctctccccctctctccttctccatctccttacctccctctctccccctctctccttacctccctctctccccctctctccttccctctctctccctctccatctccttatctccctctctccccctctccttccctccctctctccccctctctccttccctccctctctccttccctctctctctccctctccctctccctctccatctccttccctccctctctcctcctctctcctccctccctccctccctcctcctctctccttccctccctctctccccctctctccttccctccctctctccctctctccttccctccttctctccccccaccttccctctctctctctctctctctccttccctctctctctctccctcactccatccctccctctttctccctctctctccctctccatctccttccctccttctctctccttctcgccatccctccctctctctccctctccccatccatccttccctccctctctccccctccctttctctctctccctctcccctccctccttccctccctctctctccctccttccctccctctctcccctccctccctctctctccctctcccctccctccctctctctccctctccccatccctccctctctccacccctccttccctctctccttctctccttctctctctctctccttccctccctctctctccctctccccatccctccctctctcttcctctccccctccctccctccctctctctccctctccatctccttccctccttctctctccctctccccctccctctctctctccctctcccctccctccttccctccctctctctccctccttccctccctctctccctctccccatccctccctctctccacccctccttccctccctctctccttccctccttctctctccatccctccttccctctctctctctctccctctctcccctccttccctccctctctccccctccctccctctctctccctctccccatccatccctccctccttccctccctctctccccctccctctctctctctccctctccccctccctccttccctccctctctctccccatccctccctctctctccccctccctccctctctctccctctctccccatccctccctctctccctctctccccctccctctccctctctccctctctccccatccctccctctctccccctccctctccctctctccctctctccccatccctccctccctctctccctctccctctctccctctctccccatccctccctccctctctccctctccctctctccctctctccccatccatccctcctctccaggGTTTTGATGCGGTGCTGACCGACCCGCTGGTCCCTACAGGCAGTCTGTTAGCCAGGCGTCTGGGCGTTCCGTCTGTGGGTCTGCTCAGAGGGATCCCGTGTGGTCTGGACCTGGCCTCAGCTGCctgcccctctcccccatcttACGTTCcacgcttcttcaccaaatacaCGCATAGCATGAGCTTTCCACAAAGGGTGGGCAATGTActggtgaggacacacacacacacacacacacatacacacacacacacacacacacacacacatacacacacacacacacacacacaaaacaaactatagttttggcaagtcggttaggacatctactttgtgcatgacacaagtaatttttccaacaattgttgacagacagattatttcacttataattccctgtatcacaattccagtgggtcagaagtttacatacactaagttgactgtgcctttaaacagcttggaaaattccagaaaattatgtcatggctttagaagcttctgataggctaattgacatcatttgagtcaattggaggtgtacctgtggatgtatttcaaggcctaccttcaaactcagtgcctcttcgcttgagatcatgagaaaatcaaaagaaatcagccaagacctcagaaaataatagtagacctccacacgtctgattcatccttaggagcaatttccaaacgcctgaaggtaccacgttcatctgtacaaacaatagtacgcaagtataaacaccattggaccacgcagccgtcataccgctcaggaaggagaagcgttctgtctcctagaaattaacgtactttggttcgaaaagtgcaaatcaatcccagaacaacagcaaaggaccttgtgaaaatcctggaggaaaaaaatatctatatcgacagtaaaacgagtcctatatcgacataacctgaaaggccgctcagcaaggaagaagccactgctccaaaaccgccattaaaaaaagccaaactacggtttgcaaatgcacatggggacaaagatcatactttttggagaaatgtcctctggtctgtgaagcaaaaatataactgtttggccataatgaccatcgttatgtttggaggaaaaaggggggaggcttgcaagccgaagaacaccatcccaaccgtgaagcacgggggcggcagcatcatgttgtgggggtgctttgatgcaggaaggactggtgcacttcacaaaatagatggcatcatgaggaaagaaaatgatgtggatatattgaagcaacatctcaagacatcagtcaggaagttaaagcttggtcgcaaatgggtcttccaaatggacaatgaccccaagcatacctccaaagttgtggcaaaatggcttaaggacaacaaagtcaatgtattggagtggccatcacaaaaccctgacctcaatcctatagaagatttgtgggcagaactgcaaaaccgtgtgcgagcaaggaggcctgcaaacctgactcagttacaccagctctgtcaggagtaatgggccaaaattcacccaacttattgtgggaagcttgtggaaggctacccgaaacgtttgacccaagttaaacaatttaaaggcaacgctaccaaatactaattgagtgtatgtaaacttctgacccactgggaatgtgatgaaagaaataaaagctgaattaaatcattctctctactattattcagaaatttcacattcttaaaataaagtggtgatcctaactgacctaagagagggaatttttactaggattaaatgtcaggaattgtgaaaattggagtttaaatgtatttggctaaggtgaatggaaacttctgacttcaactgtacatggacTCATGTACCCTCACTAATTCACACTCACTCATTCATTCATACTCAtttacactcactcactcattcacactcactcactcattcacactcactcacactcactcactcattcacactCACTCATTCACACTCACTCATTCACACTCACTCATTCACACTCACTAATTCACACTGATTCACTCACTCACCTTCTTCATCTGGTTCTATAGGTGAGTCTGGTGGAGCCGTTGCTATGTCGACTGCTGTACTGGCGCTTCGACCAGCTGGCCAATCGCTTCCTGGGAGAGGATGTGGGTGTGGCCGAGGTACTGGCAGACACCGCCCTCTGGTTGCTAAGGTACGACCGCAGTTCCCCTGCACACACATTCTGGTTGCTAAGGTACGACTGTAGTTCCCCTGCACACACATTCTGGTTGCTAAGGTACGACTGTAGTTCCCCTGCACCGGCATTCTGGTTGCTAAGGTATGACTGCAGTTCCCCTGCACATGCATTCTGGTTGCTAAGATACGACTGCAGTTCCCCTGCACACACATTCTGGTTGCTAAGGTACGACTGTAGTTCCCCTGCACACACATTCTGGTTGCTAAGGTACGACTGTAGTTCCCCTGCACACACATTCTGGTTGCTAAGGTACGACCGCAGTTCCCCTGCACACACATTCTGGTCGCTAAGGTACGACTGTAGTTCCCCTGCACACACATTCTGGTTGCTAAGGTACGACCGCAGTTCCCCTGCACACACATTCTGGTTGCTAAGGTACGACTGTAGTTCCCCTGCACACACATTCTGGTCGCTAAGGTACGACTGTAGTTCCCCTGCACACACATTCTGGTTGCTAAGGTACGACTGCAGTTCCCCTGCACACACATTCTGGTTGCTAAGGTACGACTGCAGTTCCCCTGCACACACATTCTGGTTGCTAAGGTACGACTGCAGTTCCCCTGCACACACATTCTGGTTGCTAAGGTACGACTGCAGTTCCCCTGCACACACATTCTGGTTGCTAAGGTACGACTGCAGTTCCCCTGCACACACATTCTGGTTGCTAAGGTACGACTGTAGTTCCCCTGCACATGCATTCTGGTTGCTAAGGTACGACTGCAGTTCCCCTGCACACACATTCTGGTTGCTAAGGTACGACTGTAGTTCCCCTGCACACACATTCTGGTTGCTAAGGTACGACTGTAGTTCCCCTGCACACACATTCTGGTTGCTAAGGTACGTGGTGTTGTTCCCCTGCACATGCATTCTGGTTGCTAAGGTACGTGGTGTTGTTCCCCTGCACATGCATTCTGGTTGCTAAGGTACGTGGTGTTGTTGTTCGAAGGTACGACTTCACGCTGGAGTTTCCTCGCCCCCTCATGCCTAATATGGTGCTGGTGGGAGGGATTAACTGCCATGTCAGGAACCCTCTGCCAAAGGTCAGTGCTGATTGGTCAAAAACTCTGTGCTGACGAAGGGTTTAAATGCTCTTGCTGTCGGCTAATTCAATTTGctatattaactgtgtgtgtggtgtgtgtgtgtgtgtgtgtgtgtgtgtgtgtgtgtgtgtgtgtgtgtgtgtgtgtatgtgtgtatgtgtatgtgtatgtgtgtggtgtgtgatgtgtgtatgtgtgtgtgtgtgtgtgtgtgtgtgtgtgatgtgtgtgtgtgtgtgtgtgtgtgtgtgtgtgtgtgtgtgtatgtgtgtatgtgtatggtgtgtgatgtgtgtatgtgtgtatgtgtgtgtgtgtgtgtgtgtgtgtgtgtgtgtgtgtgtgtgtgtgtgtgtgtgtgtgtgtgtgtgtgtatgtgcatgtgtgtgtgtgtgtgtaggagctggagCAGTGGGTATCAGGGGACCATGGCTTCATCGTGTTCTCTCTGGGCTCCATGGTGGCGTCTCTCCCTGATGACATCACTCTCGTCTTCCTGCAGGCCTTCACCCTCATACCACAGAAGGTAAGACCCAGTCAGACCCTCACACAAAGATACCATCAACTaacctgtgtggtgtgtgtgtgtgtgtgtgtgtgtgtgtgtgtgtgtgtgtgtgtgtgtgtgtgtgtgtgtgtgtgtgtgtgtgtgtgtaggtcctgTGGCGGTACTCTGGGCCTGTTCCTGGTAACATTCCAGACAACGTGAAGATGATGAAGTGGATCCCTCAGAATGACCTGCTGGGTACGTAGATCTAGAACAGATAGATGATGAAGTGGATCCCTCAGAATGACCTGCTGGGTACGTAGATCTAGAACAGATAGATGATGAAGTGGTTCCCTCAGAATGACCTGCTGGGTACGTAGATCTAGAACAGATAGATGATGAAGTGGATCCCTCAGAATGACCTGCTGGGTACGTAGATCTAGAACAGATAGATGATGAAGTGGATCCCTCAGAATGACCTGCTGGGTACGTAGATCTAGAACAGATAGATGATGAAGTGGATCCCTCAGAATGACCTGCTGGGTACGTAGATCTATTCTGAACAAACATATAAATGCAAAATTTGCCAggatctgtctgtctgatctgtgtgtgtgtgtgtgtgtgtgtgtgtgtctgtgtgtgtgtgtgtgtgcgtgtgtgtgtgtgtgtgtgtgtgcgtgcgtgcgtgcgtgggtgtgtgtgtgtgtgtgtgtgtgtgtgtgtgtgtgtgtgtgtgtgtgtgtgtgtgtgtgtgtgtgtgtgtgttagctcacCATGGTGCACGGGCCTTCCTGACCCACAGCGGGACCCACGGTCTGTACGAGGGGGTGTGTCACGCCGTTCCCATGGTGATGCTGCCGCTGTTCGGCGACCAACCTGACAACGCTCAGCGATTGGCCAGTAAGGGAGTGGGCGTGGTCCTGGATATTAACCATATCACCGTGGAAACACTGCTGCAGGCGCTGGACGAGGTTGTCAACAACCCCAGGTGAGACggacagaggagtgtgtgagacggacagaggagtgtgtgaggaggtcagaggagtgtgtgagacggacagaggagtgtgtgaggaggtcagaggagtgtgtgaggaggtcagaggagtgtgtgagacggacagaggagtgtgtgaggaggtcagaggagtgtgtgaggaggtcagaggagtgtgtgagacggtcagaggagtgtgtgaggaggtcagaggagtgtgtgaggaggtcagaggagtgtgtgagacggacagaggagtgtgtgagacggacagaggagtgtgtgagacggtcagaggagtgtgtgaggaggtcagaggagtgtgtgaggaggtcagaggagtgtgtgaggagatcagaggagtgtgtgtgagacggacagaggagtgtgtgaggaggtcagaggagtgtgtgagacggtcagaggagtgtgtgaggaggtcagaggagtgtgtgagatggtcagaggagtgtgtgagacggacagaggagtgtgtgagacggacagaggagtgtgtgagacggtcagaggagtgtgtgaggaggtcagaggagtgtgtgaggaggtcagaggagtgtgtgtgagacggacagaggagtgtgtgaggaggtcagagg
Above is a window of Salmo salar chromosome ssa03, Ssal_v3.1, whole genome shotgun sequence DNA encoding:
- the LOC106593806 gene encoding UDP-glucuronosyltransferase isoform X2 produces the protein MGVTAVVGMCLLLTTALGQSVARETGVGSGGSGGSIETGVGSGGSGGSIETGVGSGGSVGSIETGGGSGGSIETGGGSGGSIETGVGSGGSGGSTETGVGSGGSIEPGSPGRADHLTDDTSVISDDTSSPEIVIGQTVDTGNDVTGVGGPTGYVGRLLVVPMDGSHWVGVKAISEEIGRRGHQVTVVIPEVSMRLGPSSHCRTVSYPVPYSQETVDMLMDKHKDNLRAATLPLVERMTHHMANIQNFSSFILTTAESLLFNTTLITSLEQQGFDAVLTDPLVPTGSLLARRLGVPSVGLLRGIPCGLDLASAACPSPPSYVPRFFTKYTHSMSFPQRVGNVLVSLVEPLLCRLLYWRFDQLANRFLGEDVGVAEVLADTALWLLRYDFTLEFPRPLMPNMVLVGGINCHVRNPLPKELEQWVSGDHGFIVFSLGSMVASLPDDITLVFLQAFTLIPQKVLWRYSGPVPGNIPDNVKMMKWIPQNDLLAHHGARAFLTHSGTHGLYEGVCHAVPMVMLPLFGDQPDNAQRLASKGVGVVLDINHITVETLLQALDEVVNNPRYKSSVLKLSAIHKDQPVDPLELSVYWTEFVMRHKGAAHLRAAAQDLNWFQYHSLDVIGLLIVVASAVVTVTLKCLSRCVRRITTRKMKED